One Vallitalea pronyensis genomic region harbors:
- the atpD gene encoding F0F1 ATP synthase subunit beta, translating to MADRVGKITQIIGAVLDVKFSADNLPALYNAIVIKKADGSDLVVEVAQHLGDDVVKCIAMGATDGLSRGMEAIDTGKPITVPVGEKTLGRIFNVTGDPIDSKEAPVTEDSWPIHREAPKFEEQVTETEILETGIKVIDLLCPYQKGGKIGLFGGAGVGKTVLIQELIRNIAKEHGGYSVFTGVGERTREGNDLYHEMADSGVLEKTTMVFGQMNEPPGARMRVGLTGLTMAEYFRDEGGRDVLLFIDNIFRFTQAGSEVSALLGRVPSAVGYQPTLATEMGLLQERITSTKNGSITSVQAVYVPADDLTDPAPATTFAHLDAKTVLSRDIVEKGIYPAVDPLDSTSRILSPMIVGEEHYDVARRVQEILQRYKELQDIIAILGMDELSENDKVIVARARKIQYFLSQPFFVAENFTGKVGKYVPLKDTIQGFKEILDGKHDDIPENVFLMVGSIEDVLSQV from the coding sequence ATGGCAGATAGAGTCGGCAAAATCACTCAAATTATTGGTGCCGTTTTGGACGTTAAGTTCAGTGCAGATAATCTTCCAGCCCTTTATAACGCTATCGTTATTAAGAAAGCAGATGGGTCAGACCTTGTGGTAGAGGTTGCTCAGCATCTAGGCGACGACGTGGTAAAATGTATAGCCATGGGTGCAACAGATGGTCTATCGCGGGGTATGGAGGCTATCGATACAGGTAAACCCATTACGGTACCTGTTGGTGAGAAAACATTAGGACGGATCTTCAATGTAACAGGTGATCCTATTGATAGTAAAGAAGCTCCTGTAACGGAGGATTCTTGGCCTATTCACCGTGAAGCGCCAAAATTTGAGGAACAAGTAACAGAAACAGAAATCTTAGAAACAGGTATCAAAGTTATTGACTTACTATGCCCCTACCAAAAAGGTGGAAAAATTGGTCTCTTTGGTGGAGCAGGTGTAGGTAAGACGGTACTTATCCAAGAGCTGATACGTAACATCGCTAAGGAACATGGTGGCTACTCGGTATTCACAGGTGTTGGTGAACGTACAAGAGAAGGTAATGACCTCTATCATGAGATGGCAGATTCAGGTGTACTTGAAAAAACAACCATGGTATTTGGACAGATGAATGAACCACCAGGAGCAAGAATGCGTGTAGGTCTTACAGGGCTTACCATGGCAGAATATTTCCGTGATGAAGGTGGACGTGACGTCCTTCTATTCATTGATAACATCTTCCGTTTCACACAAGCAGGTTCAGAGGTATCCGCTTTACTTGGTCGTGTACCAAGTGCCGTTGGTTACCAGCCAACCCTTGCAACAGAGATGGGCTTACTTCAAGAGCGTATCACATCCACGAAGAATGGTTCTATTACATCCGTTCAAGCCGTGTATGTACCAGCCGATGACTTAACAGACCCGGCACCAGCGACAACCTTCGCTCACCTTGATGCGAAAACAGTATTATCCCGTGACATTGTTGAAAAAGGAATCTATCCAGCAGTGGACCCACTGGATTCCACATCAAGAATCTTATCGCCCATGATCGTAGGCGAAGAGCATTATGATGTTGCCAGACGTGTACAAGAGATTCTTCAACGTTACAAGGAATTACAAGATATCATAGCCATCCTTGGTATGGATGAGTTATCTGAGAATGATAAGGTTATTGTTGCACGAGCAAGAAAGATACAATACTTCTTATCACAGCCATTCTTCGTGGCAGAGAACTTCACAGGTAAAGTTGGTAAATATGTGCCACTGAAAGATACCATTCAAGGCTTTAAAGAGATTCTTGATGGTAAGCATGATGATATACCTGAGAATGTATTCCTCATGGTTGGAAGCATTGAAGATGTATTAAGTCAAGTATAG
- the atpG gene encoding ATP synthase F1 subunit gamma, with protein sequence MASMRDIKIRRNSIQSTQKITKAMKLVATAKLQKAKEKAAETRPFFHKMHETIGSILAQSQNISHPFLTERDVKNRGYIVITSNRGFAGGLNSNLVKLVSREADPQHAKVVAIGKRGVDQLRRNGFEVIKDYNEVIQQPMYRDAVNIGERLLDMYREGLIDEVYVAYTAFKSALTQEAMLLKVLPVDISTFEANEVVTSDIMTYEPSAEEVLEQVIPKYINSMIFGALRESVASEHGARMTAMDSATENASEMIDKLSLEYNRARQASITQELSEIVGGAEALK encoded by the coding sequence ATGGCATCTATGAGAGATATCAAAATACGAAGAAACAGTATACAAAGTACGCAAAAGATTACCAAAGCCATGAAGCTTGTAGCAACAGCTAAGCTTCAAAAGGCCAAGGAAAAAGCTGCTGAAACAAGACCATTTTTTCATAAGATGCATGAAACCATTGGGTCTATCCTAGCACAGAGTCAGAATATCAGCCACCCTTTCTTAACAGAGCGTGACGTGAAGAATCGTGGTTATATTGTAATAACCTCTAACCGAGGTTTTGCAGGTGGTTTAAACTCCAATCTGGTAAAACTGGTTTCTAGAGAGGCGGACCCACAGCACGCCAAAGTGGTAGCCATCGGTAAACGAGGGGTAGACCAACTTAGAAGAAATGGTTTTGAAGTCATCAAAGACTACAATGAAGTGATCCAGCAGCCCATGTACCGGGATGCTGTGAATATTGGTGAACGTTTATTGGACATGTATAGAGAAGGGCTTATTGATGAGGTATATGTAGCTTATACAGCTTTCAAATCTGCCCTTACCCAAGAAGCCATGTTGTTAAAAGTGCTTCCAGTGGACATATCCACTTTTGAAGCAAACGAAGTGGTCACGTCAGATATCATGACCTATGAGCCTTCAGCAGAAGAAGTGCTTGAACAAGTTATTCCAAAATATATAAACAGTATGATTTTCGGGGCACTAAGAGAATCCGTAGCCAGTGAACATGGTGCAAGAATGACAGCAATGGATTCAGCAACCGAAAATGCATCCGAGATGATTGATAAATTATCCCTTGAATATAATAGGGCAAGACAGGCTTCTATTACCCAAGAGTTATCCGAAATCGTTGGTGGTGCAGAAGCGCTTAAGTAA
- the atpA gene encoding F0F1 ATP synthase subunit alpha encodes MNLRPEEISSVIKEQIKRYKTDLEVNDVGTVIQVADGIARIHGLERAMAGELLEFPGDVYGMVLNLEQDNVGAVLMGSDKNISEGDIVKATGRVAEVPVGDAMIGRVVNALGQPIDGKGPINTDTYRKVERVAPGVITRKTVDTPLQTGIKAIDSMVPIGRGQRELIIGDRQTGKTAIAIDTIINQKGQDVLCIYVAIGQKASTVAGIVKTLEENGALDYSTVVAATASELAPLQYIAPYAGVTIGEEWMENGKDVLIIYDDLSKHAVAYRAMSLLLRRPPGREAYPGDVFYLHSRLLERAAKLNEEYGGGSITALPIIETQAGDISAYVPTNVISITDGQIFLETELFNAGVRPAINPGLSVSRVGGAAQIKAMKKIAGPIRVELAQYRELAAFAQFGSDLDKDTKERLDQGERIIEVLKQPQFKPMKVAHQVIILFAATKKYLMDIALSDIQDFEAALIEFIDTKYPELEKEIIGKDGLTDALNDKLAKAIESFKSGYKSLSEV; translated from the coding sequence ATGAATTTAAGACCTGAAGAAATAAGCTCGGTTATTAAAGAACAGATTAAGCGCTACAAAACAGATTTAGAGGTAAATGACGTTGGAACAGTTATCCAAGTTGCCGATGGTATCGCTCGTATTCATGGATTAGAAAGAGCTATGGCCGGCGAGCTTCTTGAATTCCCTGGCGACGTCTATGGTATGGTCCTTAACTTGGAACAAGACAACGTTGGTGCTGTTCTTATGGGTTCAGATAAAAATATCAGTGAAGGCGATATTGTAAAAGCAACAGGTCGTGTAGCAGAAGTACCTGTTGGAGACGCCATGATTGGGCGTGTTGTTAACGCATTAGGTCAGCCAATTGATGGAAAAGGCCCCATCAATACAGATACATACCGTAAGGTAGAAAGGGTTGCTCCTGGTGTTATCACAAGAAAAACAGTAGATACACCATTACAAACCGGTATAAAAGCCATTGACTCCATGGTACCCATCGGAAGAGGGCAGCGTGAGTTAATCATTGGTGATAGACAGACAGGTAAAACAGCCATTGCCATTGATACCATAATCAATCAAAAAGGTCAAGATGTGTTATGTATCTATGTGGCTATTGGACAAAAAGCATCCACAGTAGCAGGTATTGTTAAGACTTTAGAAGAAAATGGGGCACTGGATTATTCAACTGTTGTTGCCGCGACAGCTTCTGAGTTAGCGCCACTTCAATATATAGCGCCTTATGCAGGTGTGACCATTGGTGAAGAGTGGATGGAAAATGGTAAAGATGTTCTCATTATCTATGATGATCTATCCAAACACGCGGTAGCTTACCGTGCCATGTCATTACTACTTCGTCGACCACCAGGACGTGAAGCATATCCTGGAGACGTTTTCTATCTTCATTCAAGATTACTAGAACGTGCAGCTAAGTTAAACGAAGAATACGGTGGAGGCTCCATTACAGCTTTACCTATTATAGAAACCCAAGCAGGTGACATCTCTGCTTATGTACCAACAAATGTTATATCCATTACAGACGGTCAGATTTTCCTAGAAACGGAGTTATTTAACGCTGGTGTACGTCCAGCCATTAACCCAGGACTTTCTGTATCAAGGGTTGGTGGTGCTGCACAGATTAAAGCCATGAAAAAAATCGCTGGGCCAATTCGTGTTGAGCTTGCCCAATACCGTGAACTAGCTGCTTTTGCACAGTTTGGTTCGGATTTAGATAAAGATACAAAAGAAAGACTTGACCAAGGTGAGCGTATCATCGAAGTCTTGAAGCAACCTCAGTTCAAACCCATGAAAGTAGCCCATCAGGTAATTATCCTGTTTGCAGCTACCAAGAAATATCTCATGGACATTGCGCTATCGGATATTCAAGATTTTGAAGCAGCACTCATTGAATTCATTGATACCAAGTATCCAGAACTGGAGAAAGAAATCATTGGCAAAGACGGTTTAACAGATGCACTAAATGATAAACTGGCTAAAGCTATTGAGTCCTTCAAAAGTGGTTATAAAAGCCTAAGCGAGGTGTAG
- the atpH gene encoding ATP synthase F1 subunit delta, which yields MVELVAKRYGTAIFELAIESNQVDAIYEQLLWVKEVLTSQDEFVKLLNHPKVGMGHKINMMEDTFGEHVSKDILGLFVIAIRKGREQHLLDIIDYCLEEIDDYKGIAKAYVESASTLSEEQVAAIKNKLEASTKKQVIIHVSVNEDLIGGLVIRIGDRIVDNSIKGKITAITKDLYAVH from the coding sequence ATGGTTGAGTTAGTAGCCAAGCGTTATGGAACGGCTATATTTGAGCTTGCCATAGAATCAAACCAAGTAGATGCCATCTATGAACAGCTGCTATGGGTGAAGGAAGTGCTTACATCACAAGACGAATTTGTCAAACTTCTTAATCACCCAAAGGTGGGCATGGGTCATAAAATCAACATGATGGAAGATACTTTTGGGGAACATGTGTCCAAGGACATACTCGGTTTATTCGTTATTGCTATTCGTAAAGGTCGAGAACAGCATCTGTTAGACATTATCGACTACTGTCTTGAAGAGATTGACGATTACAAGGGTATAGCAAAGGCGTATGTCGAATCTGCATCCACATTATCGGAGGAACAGGTGGCAGCCATTAAGAATAAGCTGGAAGCATCCACAAAGAAACAAGTGATAATCCATGTAAGTGTTAATGAAGACCTCATTGGAGGTTTAGTAATACGTATTGGCGATAGAATTGTTGATAATAGCATTAAGGGAAAGATTACAGCTATTACAAAAGATCTATATGCTGTGCATTAA
- the atpF gene encoding F0F1 ATP synthase subunit B: MINSMNYLAVPFMKGGKENLNIIESWIIGFDLQMAIQIVLHIASILILFYFIAKLLFNPVRDILQKRKDSIAKEYQFIKTEKQKALALEKEYKDKLANIDKEATAILEDARRRALEKERQIIKEADDEAARLMQRANTEIEREKEKVKDDIKTEIIDVAKILASKFVASSIDQQTSDRLLDETIESIGEETWLS, from the coding sequence GTGATAAATAGCATGAACTATTTAGCCGTTCCTTTTATGAAAGGAGGAAAAGAGAACTTGAATATTATTGAGAGCTGGATTATTGGATTCGACTTACAAATGGCAATTCAGATTGTACTGCATATTGCAAGTATACTTATTTTGTTTTACTTTATAGCAAAATTACTGTTTAATCCAGTAAGAGACATATTACAAAAACGAAAAGATTCCATTGCTAAGGAATATCAATTTATAAAAACTGAAAAGCAAAAAGCCTTGGCTCTTGAAAAAGAATACAAAGATAAGTTAGCAAACATTGACAAAGAAGCAACAGCCATTCTTGAGGATGCTCGCCGAAGAGCTTTAGAGAAAGAACGTCAAATTATCAAAGAAGCTGATGATGAAGCTGCTAGACTTATGCAAAGAGCCAATACTGAAATAGAACGAGAAAAAGAAAAAGTAAAAGATGACATTAAAACTGAAATCATAGACGTTGCGAAGATTTTGGCAAGCAAATTTGTCGCTTCATCTATTGATCAGCAAACAAGTGATCGTTTATTAGATGAAACCATAGAGTCCATAGGTGAAGAAACATGGTTGAGTTAG
- the atpE gene encoding ATP synthase F0 subunit C: MEQIDGKALILACSAIGAGLAMIAGIGPGIGQGFAAGKGAEAVGRQPGAQSDILRTMLLGAAVAETTGIYGLIVAIILLFANPLISKYMSLIG, from the coding sequence ATGGAACAAATCGATGGAAAAGCGTTAATCTTAGCATGTTCAGCAATTGGAGCAGGTTTAGCAATGATAGCTGGTATTGGACCTGGAATCGGTCAGGGATTCGCAGCAGGTAAAGGTGCAGAAGCAGTTGGTCGTCAACCAGGTGCTCAATCAGATATTTTAAGAACCATGTTACTTGGTGCAGCAGTAGCTGAGACAACAGGTATTTATGGCCTAATCGTAGCGATTATCTTATTATTTGCTAATCCACTTATCTCAAAATACATGAGTTTAATTGGCTAA
- the atpE gene encoding ATP synthase F0 subunit C, whose amino-acid sequence MLFANPLVTREGVGIVLAASALGAGLSMIAGIGPGIGQGFAAGKSAEAVGKRPKLQSPIVRTMLLGQAVAQTTGIYALIVALILLFVDVFSKFF is encoded by the coding sequence ATGCTATTTGCTAATCCTTTGGTAACACGTGAAGGTGTTGGTATTGTATTAGCAGCTAGTGCTCTTGGAGCAGGATTATCAATGATAGCAGGTATAGGTCCTGGTATAGGACAAGGCTTTGCAGCAGGTAAAAGTGCAGAAGCAGTTGGTAAAAGACCGAAATTGCAAAGTCCAATCGTAAGAACCATGTTGCTTGGTCAAGCAGTGGCCCAGACAACAGGCATATATGCCCTTATTGTGGCGTTGATACTACTTTTTGTAGATGTATTTTCAAAATTCTTTTAA
- the atpB gene encoding F0F1 ATP synthase subunit A, whose translation MDIGIHHVATIKLFGLEIWITESMVNVWLIGIVLIAVALGIRRVLKKAQSIPSGVQNVIEWIVEMLDNFTVSTMGEKGRKFSSFYGCMFVFILFSNLLGLLIGPQFNNGTFSVGFLRPPTADAAVTFALALITFFMVQGFGIKAKGVGKWAKGFTEPLWPMTPLNIIGELANPVSLSFRLFGNILGGTIIMTLYYNLPWFALLGVPAALHGYFDVFAGVLQAFIFVMLSMTFVSSAIE comes from the coding sequence ATGGACATTGGTATTCATCACGTCGCGACCATTAAGTTATTTGGTCTCGAAATATGGATTACTGAATCGATGGTGAATGTGTGGTTAATTGGAATTGTCCTTATTGCCGTAGCACTTGGCATAAGAAGAGTCCTAAAAAAGGCACAAAGCATACCATCAGGGGTGCAAAATGTCATTGAATGGATTGTGGAGATGCTGGATAATTTCACAGTCTCTACGATGGGTGAAAAGGGAAGAAAATTTTCTTCATTTTACGGATGCATGTTCGTCTTCATCTTATTTTCCAACCTGTTAGGCTTACTCATTGGTCCACAGTTTAACAATGGGACATTCAGTGTTGGCTTCTTAAGACCACCTACAGCAGATGCAGCTGTGACATTTGCATTAGCACTCATTACATTTTTTATGGTTCAAGGCTTTGGTATTAAAGCAAAAGGTGTTGGAAAGTGGGCAAAAGGATTTACAGAGCCTCTATGGCCTATGACACCACTTAATATTATTGGTGAACTAGCTAACCCCGTTTCACTGAGTTTCCGTTTATTCGGTAATATCTTAGGTGGAACCATTATTATGACATTGTATTATAATTTACCATGGTTTGCTCTACTCGGAGTACCAGCCGCTTTACATGGTTACTTTGATGTTTTTGCTGGTGTGCTTCAAGCCTTTATTTTTGTTATGCTGAGCATGACATTTGTATCAAGTGCTATTGAGTAG
- a CDS encoding ATP synthase subunit I, protein MHSEKSIFIPLTIKMIGIIVLSFGIGLFFVPDIAAYGKGLALGGIFSILKLKLMEVTFTKALNKPPKAAQTYASFHYFLRYLLSILVLMIGALEPTINLVGVIISLVSMKVAAYLQGYIEKPTPKDGSVTFVEWEDDEEAESDF, encoded by the coding sequence ATGCATTCAGAAAAATCCATATTTATCCCATTAACGATTAAGATGATTGGTATAATTGTCCTTTCATTTGGTATAGGTTTATTTTTTGTTCCAGATATAGCAGCATATGGTAAAGGATTAGCTCTTGGAGGAATATTTTCTATATTAAAGTTAAAACTAATGGAAGTTACTTTTACAAAAGCCCTTAACAAACCTCCAAAGGCAGCTCAGACCTATGCAAGTTTTCATTATTTTTTAAGGTATTTATTATCAATTTTAGTCTTAATGATCGGCGCATTAGAGCCGACGATTAACTTAGTAGGTGTTATTATTTCACTTGTGTCTATGAAAGTAGCAGCATACCTGCAAGGATACATAGAAAAACCTACACCAAAAGATGGTTCTGTGACCTTTGTCGAATGGGAAGATGATGAAGAAGCAGAATCGGATTTTTAA
- a CDS encoding AtpZ/AtpI family protein, with amino-acid sequence MKFDSNIMKSLSLLSQIGFLMAIPIIGCVLFGNFLDGRCDTSPLFLIIFTILGVLSAFRNLYVIAMKGTKNRKKDS; translated from the coding sequence ATGAAATTTGATTCAAATATAATGAAAAGCCTGTCTTTATTAAGTCAAATTGGTTTTCTAATGGCGATACCGATTATTGGATGTGTATTATTTGGAAATTTCCTTGACGGTCGATGTGATACAAGTCCGTTATTCTTAATTATATTCACCATATTGGGTGTGCTATCTGCTTTTCGTAATCTCTATGTGATTGCAATGAAAGGTACAAAAAATAGAAAGAAGGACTCTTAA
- the wecB gene encoding non-hydrolyzing UDP-N-acetylglucosamine 2-epimerase yields MSIFGTRPEAIKMAPVVKALEASDQIDSLVCVTAQHREMLDQVLEVFDLTPDYDLNIMKERQTLAQITTRALEGLSDIIGKEKPHIVLVHGDTTTTFVGSLAAFYHRVSVGHVEAGLRTYDKYQPYPEEMNRKLTGCITDLHFAPTDTSRAHLLKEAVPDDAIFVTGNTVIDALKTTIRDDYCFKVDKLNHLDYTGKKIIAMTAHRRENLGEPLENICKAVLRIAQDHRDVEVVYAVHLNPAVKEVADRILGNHPRIHLLEPLEMQDMHNLLNRSYLVLTDSGGLQEEVPSMGKPVLVLRNVTERPEGVEAGTLKLAGTDEATIYDMASELIEDKAAYEKMANAVNPYGDGHASQRIVDNITKHFQ; encoded by the coding sequence ATGAGCATATTTGGCACCAGACCTGAGGCCATTAAGATGGCGCCTGTAGTTAAGGCACTAGAAGCCTCTGATCAGATAGATAGCCTTGTTTGTGTAACAGCCCAACATCGTGAAATGTTAGATCAAGTATTGGAAGTGTTTGATTTAACACCGGATTATGACTTGAATATTATGAAGGAACGGCAGACACTGGCTCAGATTACCACAAGGGCATTAGAGGGTCTTAGTGATATTATTGGTAAGGAAAAACCGCATATTGTACTGGTACATGGGGATACCACCACCACATTTGTTGGTTCACTGGCGGCATTTTATCATCGTGTAAGTGTGGGACATGTGGAAGCAGGTTTACGTACTTATGATAAGTATCAACCGTATCCAGAAGAAATGAACCGTAAATTAACAGGGTGTATAACAGACTTGCATTTTGCACCAACAGACACATCAAGAGCACATTTGTTAAAGGAAGCTGTACCAGATGACGCTATTTTTGTCACAGGTAATACAGTAATTGATGCCCTAAAGACAACCATCCGTGATGATTATTGCTTCAAAGTAGATAAGCTTAATCATCTTGACTATACAGGTAAAAAAATTATTGCTATGACGGCTCACCGACGTGAGAACCTGGGGGAACCTTTGGAAAATATTTGTAAAGCTGTTTTAAGGATTGCCCAAGATCATCGTGACGTAGAAGTAGTGTATGCTGTTCATCTGAATCCAGCAGTAAAAGAAGTAGCCGATCGTATTCTTGGTAATCATCCACGTATACACTTATTGGAACCTTTAGAAATGCAGGATATGCACAACTTGTTAAATCGATCCTATCTGGTATTAACAGATTCAGGAGGGCTTCAAGAAGAGGTGCCTTCTATGGGAAAACCTGTTTTGGTATTAAGGAATGTAACAGAAAGACCAGAAGGGGTAGAAGCAGGTACGTTGAAGCTTGCCGGTACAGACGAAGCAACCATTTATGACATGGCTAGTGAGTTGATTGAAGATAAAGCAGCTTATGAAAAGATGGCAAATGCAGTCAATCCCTATGGGGATGGCCATGCTTCCCAGCGTATAGTAGATAATATCACCAAGCACTTTCAATAG
- a CDS encoding ACT domain-containing protein, whose amino-acid sequence MEPIISQLHITENVTLITLANIPINDKDIAAIFTSLAEADINVDMISQTSPLKGNINISFTLQDDDLFHAIQTLKSYKAHIPNLRIDVNSNNTKISLYDEAMQFQPGVAAKTMTLLSNAHIDIKMITTSEIDISYLIYASDQPHAVEALKPILKVN is encoded by the coding sequence ATGGAACCAATTATTAGTCAATTACACATTACTGAAAATGTAACATTAATCACTTTGGCCAATATACCTATCAATGATAAAGATATTGCTGCTATCTTTACGTCTCTTGCTGAGGCAGATATTAACGTGGATATGATAAGTCAGACATCGCCCTTAAAAGGTAACATCAATATTTCATTTACCTTGCAAGATGATGACCTTTTTCACGCCATACAAACTTTAAAATCTTACAAAGCACACATTCCTAATCTTCGTATTGATGTGAATTCCAATAATACTAAGATTTCCTTATATGATGAAGCCATGCAGTTCCAACCAGGTGTGGCAGCTAAAACCATGACCCTGTTGTCAAATGCCCATATTGATATTAAGATGATTACAACATCAGAGATCGATATCTCTTATCTTATCTATGCATCTGACCAGCCTCATGCAGTGGAAGCACTCAAACCTATCTTGAAGGTCAATTAA
- a CDS encoding glycosyltransferase family 4 protein, translating to MSDFLNDINSNLLYIVAFVMAFVTACIITPLSKKFAFKVGAVDMPKARGIHTKPMPLAGGTAIVAGFVITVALLAPTIKNLQLPNLVGLLGGGLVITVVGLLDDIYDLPAKIKLFFQILSALIVVATGTSIQAFSWPWAPGGVILLGSFSNIVTIVWIIGVTNAVNLMDGLDGLATGISSIAALCLMFISILNGEPTAVLLTAALAGSCLGFLPHNFNPATIFMGDTGSTFLGFTLSVISIQGLIKSYTAITIIVAVLILGLPIFDTFFAILRRVANGKPVMQADRGHLHHRLMDRGYSHRRAVLTLYGVSGGFGIAGILIAMDDIKLALIIIAIIVTVWFADFISKHIKVNNKRQ from the coding sequence ATGTCTGATTTTTTAAATGATATTAACAGCAATTTATTATACATCGTTGCTTTTGTCATGGCCTTTGTAACAGCATGTATCATTACACCCTTAAGCAAAAAATTTGCTTTCAAAGTTGGGGCAGTTGACATGCCAAAGGCGAGAGGAATACATACGAAACCCATGCCTCTTGCTGGGGGAACGGCCATTGTAGCGGGTTTTGTTATCACCGTTGCTTTATTAGCACCTACCATCAAGAATCTTCAATTGCCCAACCTGGTGGGATTATTAGGGGGAGGTTTGGTTATTACCGTCGTGGGTCTATTAGACGATATCTATGACCTGCCTGCTAAAATAAAATTGTTTTTCCAGATATTATCGGCTTTGATTGTGGTAGCAACAGGAACCAGTATTCAGGCTTTTAGCTGGCCATGGGCACCAGGCGGTGTCATTCTACTGGGTTCTTTTAGTAATATTGTCACCATTGTATGGATTATTGGGGTAACCAATGCGGTTAACCTAATGGATGGACTGGATGGTTTGGCAACGGGTATTTCGTCTATTGCCGCCTTATGTCTTATGTTTATATCCATTTTAAATGGTGAACCTACTGCTGTTTTATTGACAGCTGCTCTTGCGGGTTCTTGCCTTGGTTTCCTACCACATAATTTTAATCCAGCCACTATTTTTATGGGGGATACAGGGTCTACATTTTTAGGTTTTACCTTATCGGTTATATCCATTCAGGGTCTTATTAAGAGCTATACAGCCATCACCATTATTGTGGCTGTTTTAATCCTTGGGTTACCTATCTTTGATACGTTCTTTGCTATTTTAAGACGAGTAGCCAATGGAAAGCCAGTTATGCAAGCGGATAGAGGCCATCTGCACCATCGGTTAATGGATAGAGGGTATAGCCATCGACGTGCTGTCCTTACCTTATACGGTGTCAGCGGCGGTTTTGGTATTGCAGGTATATTGATTGCCATGGATGATATCAAATTAGCACTGATCATCATTGCCATCATTGTGACCGTATGGTTTGCTGATTTTATTTCTAAGCATATTAAAGTGAACAATAAGCGACAATGA
- a CDS encoding deoxycytidylate deaminase: MRPSWDQYFMDIVEIIKGRSTCLRRKVGAVIVKDRRILTSGYNGAPSGCKHCEEVGCLREELGIPSGQRHELCRASHAEQNAIVQAAMHGVSIEGGTIYVTAQPCVICSKLIINAGIKRVVFKGDYPDELSMQLLKEAQINVEKFK, encoded by the coding sequence ATGCGACCATCATGGGACCAATATTTTATGGATATTGTTGAAATAATTAAAGGACGCTCTACTTGTTTAAGAAGGAAAGTTGGAGCCGTCATTGTTAAAGATAGAAGAATTCTAACATCCGGGTACAATGGTGCCCCATCCGGTTGTAAACACTGTGAAGAAGTAGGCTGCCTAAGGGAAGAACTCGGTATTCCATCTGGTCAGAGGCATGAGTTATGCCGTGCCTCACATGCCGAACAAAATGCCATTGTTCAAGCAGCCATGCACGGTGTGTCCATTGAGGGAGGGACCATCTATGTAACAGCTCAACCATGTGTTATCTGTTCTAAATTAATTATTAATGCAGGGATTAAAAGAGTTGTATTCAAAGGGGATTATCCAGATGAATTATCCATGCAGCTTCTTAAGGAAGCTCAGATAAACGTTGAGAAATTCAAATAA
- the rpiB gene encoding ribose 5-phosphate isomerase B encodes MIAIGSDHGGYALKQEVIKYLETKGLPYKDYGCYDTSSCDYPDYAKAVCEAVVNETCEKGILICGTGIGISMAANKVQGIRCALCHDCFSAKATREHNDANVLALGGRIVGGELALMIVDLFLHTPFSDEDRHKRRIEKIEL; translated from the coding sequence ATGATAGCAATCGGAAGTGATCATGGAGGATATGCTTTAAAACAAGAAGTCATAAAGTACTTAGAGACGAAAGGACTGCCTTACAAGGATTATGGATGTTATGATACATCATCCTGTGATTATCCAGATTATGCAAAAGCTGTCTGTGAAGCCGTTGTCAATGAAACGTGTGAAAAAGGTATCTTAATTTGTGGTACAGGAATTGGTATCTCTATGGCAGCCAATAAAGTACAGGGTATTCGCTGTGCCCTATGTCACGATTGTTTTTCTGCAAAAGCCACAAGAGAACATAACGATGCAAATGTTTTAGCCTTAGGCGGAAGAATCGTTGGTGGGGAATTGGCATTAATGATTGTTGATCTATTCCTTCATACACCGTTTTCCGATGAAGACAGACACAAAAGACGTATAGAAAAGATTGAATTATAA